A portion of the Dethiosulfovibrio faecalis genome contains these proteins:
- a CDS encoding HD-GYP domain-containing protein, which translates to MKPVSLASIRRRFVLLGFVVIVLVSVSVFFFSFLRLSSDYHVEGERFLGDAAGNLDERFLTTEVFLKALDIEDVDGPTLDAMKVSELVLCADDGTILEVLRGQALLGQTFPPRLLSGRWTPSSHLSLPASPRLVLSVRKNDRWLVAGFESRTFFSGFMGKRETDGSLLLVNDDGMVLASWGKDISTVGGMLPVFLVTPRAGEGLWGGTTLRSLSVNMGMGLHLVLVYPKSAVLIQATKTSIVWAAVLFGAMIPLLLFFGRTLYAITEVFLRSARNLSNMADDIGSAENPLEAMPMMVSSLESFRVDDAPFEEYRRLLGAFERMMDVITEQSESLGSLYEEATAMELELRENNDELTHLNNNLADLMNLSRGVVSSASLDATATVMVSNLKKCFSCEFAGLIAIVEGSPFLWGHEGVVPTDMSEDSMMDLMSRFVDQEDPEVSFESGRTRIYAPVRFMGRLAGFVVLIRSGKGDGRAIVEVLERFVLPLGGIFQAHELVREVRSSFHYLATRMQTLTESYHEETGSHLIRVGEYSALVAEHLGMSSEYVEDLRIYSQLHDIGKLKVPHGILSKPGPLTDEEFDEMRRHPDYAVDILGDSEWLEMARQIATTHHEKWDGSGYPRGMKGGDIPLCGRIVALADIYDALRGERGYKSAFSHEKTWDIILHGDGRVMPEHFDPAILEIFRIHHGVFADIYDKIKD; encoded by the coding sequence TTGAAGCCCGTCAGTCTCGCCTCTATCAGGCGTCGTTTCGTCCTGCTGGGATTCGTGGTTATAGTCCTGGTCTCCGTCTCGGTCTTTTTCTTCTCCTTCCTCAGGCTGTCCTCGGACTATCACGTGGAGGGAGAGCGTTTCCTGGGAGACGCCGCTGGCAACCTGGACGAACGTTTCCTCACGACGGAGGTTTTTTTGAAGGCCCTGGACATCGAGGACGTGGACGGACCTACCCTGGACGCCATGAAGGTCAGCGAGTTGGTGCTCTGCGCCGATGACGGGACCATCCTCGAGGTTCTCCGAGGCCAGGCTCTGCTGGGGCAGACCTTCCCGCCCCGCCTGCTGAGTGGAAGATGGACCCCCAGCTCCCACCTGTCTCTTCCCGCCTCTCCCAGGCTGGTGCTGTCCGTCAGGAAAAACGACCGATGGTTGGTGGCCGGTTTCGAGAGCAGGACCTTTTTCTCCGGATTCATGGGAAAGAGGGAGACCGACGGTTCCCTTCTGCTGGTGAACGACGACGGCATGGTTCTGGCCTCCTGGGGAAAGGACATCTCCACGGTAGGGGGCATGCTACCGGTCTTTCTCGTCACTCCCAGGGCCGGGGAGGGCCTGTGGGGAGGGACGACCCTGAGGTCTCTGTCGGTCAACATGGGTATGGGACTTCACCTCGTGCTGGTCTATCCTAAGTCGGCGGTGTTGATCCAGGCCACGAAGACCTCTATCGTCTGGGCTGCGGTGCTCTTTGGCGCTATGATTCCTCTTTTGCTTTTTTTCGGGAGAACTTTATATGCCATAACGGAGGTTTTTCTCAGGTCGGCGAGAAACCTGTCCAACATGGCCGACGACATAGGCTCCGCCGAGAATCCGCTGGAGGCCATGCCTATGATGGTCTCCTCGCTGGAGAGCTTCAGAGTCGACGACGCTCCCTTCGAGGAATACAGAAGGCTTCTGGGGGCTTTCGAGAGGATGATGGACGTCATAACCGAACAGAGCGAGAGCCTGGGATCCCTTTACGAAGAGGCCACAGCCATGGAGCTTGAGTTGAGAGAGAACAACGACGAATTGACCCATCTCAACAACAACCTCGCCGACCTGATGAACCTGTCCCGAGGTGTGGTATCCTCCGCCTCGTTGGATGCGACCGCCACAGTGATGGTCTCCAACCTTAAAAAGTGTTTTTCCTGCGAGTTCGCCGGGCTGATCGCCATTGTAGAGGGCAGCCCCTTCCTCTGGGGACACGAGGGAGTCGTCCCAACCGATATGTCGGAGGACTCGATGATGGATCTGATGTCTCGCTTCGTCGATCAGGAGGATCCGGAGGTCTCCTTCGAATCGGGCAGAACCAGGATATACGCTCCGGTCCGTTTTATGGGACGCTTGGCGGGGTTCGTCGTATTGATACGGAGTGGTAAGGGCGACGGTCGGGCCATTGTGGAGGTACTGGAGAGGTTCGTGTTGCCTCTGGGAGGAATCTTTCAGGCACACGAACTGGTTCGGGAGGTCCGAAGCTCATTTCACTATCTTGCCACCAGGATGCAGACCCTTACCGAGAGCTATCACGAGGAGACGGGGAGCCATCTCATAAGGGTCGGAGAATATTCGGCCCTGGTGGCGGAACATCTCGGTATGTCCTCCGAATACGTGGAGGACCTCAGGATATACAGCCAGCTCCACGATATAGGCAAGCTTAAGGTTCCCCACGGAATACTGTCCAAGCCGGGGCCTCTGACCGACGAGGAGTTCGACGAGATGCGCCGTCATCCCGATTACGCCGTCGATATACTCGGCGATTCCGAATGGCTGGAGATGGCTAGACAGATAGCCACGACCCATCACGAAAAATGGGACGGATCGGGGTATCCTAGAGGTATGAAGGGCGGGGATATCCCCCTCTGTGGCAGGATAGTGGCCTTGGCCGATATATACGACGCCCTGAGGGGCGAGAGGGGTTACAAGTCCGCCTTCTCCCATGAGAAAACCTGGGATATCATATTGCACGGTGACGGCCGGGTCATGCCGGAGCACTTCGATCCCGCCATACTGGAGATATTCAGGATACATCACGGCGTTTTCGCCGACATATACGACAAGATTAAGGACTGA
- a CDS encoding Mur ligase family protein, producing MNIRILVTGSRGKSSVVRLIHRALVSGGIEAYGRITGVVPRTLTPQGELPIYRSSGAHVGEMEWWINSMPSDAEAVVMENSAVSPDLQHLASLWLDPTLTVLTNVRPDHQDAWGGEEDSASVALCKGILGGRVLLGSDADRPLVRALLKDKGCMTTVVSEFPEPRSYRVSNEALALEACRLSGVEGPEVTEGIKSLPPDLADFTVLDAGGGKLAFAFSANDVVSTESLFSSLGWRREDVTVLFNHRRDRGNRLRVFAPWIEKESWRDRIVIGDRPFFRSGGARYVGLDRPEDLIALVSRAGLVFGCGNVVHGLPLDAKIILERMS from the coding sequence GTGAACATAAGGATATTGGTTACCGGAAGCCGGGGCAAGAGCTCGGTCGTTCGCCTTATCCACAGGGCCCTGGTGTCCGGTGGGATCGAGGCCTACGGCAGGATAACGGGAGTGGTACCTAGGACGCTTACGCCTCAAGGGGAGCTGCCCATATATAGATCTTCCGGAGCTCACGTCGGAGAGATGGAATGGTGGATAAACTCTATGCCGTCGGACGCCGAGGCGGTGGTTATGGAGAACAGCGCCGTATCTCCCGACCTTCAGCACCTCGCCTCCCTATGGCTCGATCCGACCTTGACCGTCTTGACAAACGTCAGACCGGATCATCAGGACGCCTGGGGAGGCGAAGAGGATTCCGCCTCCGTCGCCCTCTGTAAGGGGATTCTAGGAGGCAGGGTCCTTTTGGGGTCGGATGCGGATAGGCCTCTCGTTCGGGCCTTGTTGAAGGATAAGGGCTGCATGACAACCGTGGTTTCGGAGTTTCCGGAGCCGCGTTCTTATCGGGTCTCCAACGAAGCCTTGGCTCTGGAGGCCTGTCGTCTTTCGGGGGTAGAGGGTCCGGAGGTGACGGAGGGGATAAAATCTCTTCCTCCCGATCTGGCCGACTTCACCGTGCTGGACGCGGGAGGGGGAAAACTGGCCTTCGCCTTTTCCGCCAACGACGTGGTGTCGACCGAGTCGCTTTTCTCCTCTCTGGGATGGAGGAGGGAGGACGTAACGGTACTCTTCAACCATCGAAGGGACAGGGGCAACCGTCTCAGGGTGTTCGCTCCCTGGATCGAGAAAGAGAGCTGGAGGGACCGCATAGTGATAGGGGACAGGCCTTTTTTTCGAAGTGGAGGAGCCCGTTATGTCGGTCTCGACAGGCCGGAGGACCTTATAGCCCTGGTGTCCCGGGCGGGATTGGTCTTCGGATGCGGCAACGTCGTCCACGGCCTGCCACTGGACGCCAAAATTATTCTGGAGAGGATGTCTTGA
- a CDS encoding poly-gamma-glutamate biosynthesis protein PgsC/CapC has product MESSLWLLLIGILLGMYFYERTGLSCGGVITPGVLAMSLGSPVRILWALAAAFVVWTVMEGLSRVFVVYGRQRIALSMAVALLVKMILGGFSDPGALWLGWAVPGLMAADFQRQGPLATLTSSFSAAFATSMAFSVVSAIGGYLS; this is encoded by the coding sequence ATGGAAAGCTCTCTTTGGCTCCTGTTGATCGGGATCCTGCTAGGCATGTACTTCTACGAGAGGACCGGACTCTCCTGCGGCGGGGTTATAACTCCCGGAGTCCTGGCCATGTCTCTGGGGAGCCCGGTTAGGATACTATGGGCCCTGGCGGCGGCCTTCGTCGTCTGGACCGTCATGGAGGGTCTCTCCAGGGTCTTCGTCGTCTACGGTCGACAGAGAATCGCCCTCTCCATGGCGGTGGCCCTTCTGGTAAAGATGATCCTGGGAGGTTTTTCCGATCCGGGAGCCCTGTGGTTGGGGTGGGCGGTTCCTGGGTTGATGGCAGCCGATTTTCAGAGGCAAGGACCTCTTGCGACCCTGACATCCTCCTTCTCCGCCGCCTTCGCCACATCCATGGCCTTCTCCGTGGTGTCTGCGATAGGGGGTTATCTGTCGTGA
- the pgsW gene encoding poly-gamma-glutamate system protein, whose protein sequence is MTFDLGDYRDRLRRRSRRRVLSLLMLTGVMALIYLVGGDGLSMEEERLWSGVREAATSVADWRRSIGSFPSISDDPWNLGLIGLEWSPLSTTLGSLPSKRTACHPDWAVVFLRWFRSLGLSAGDSVVIMSSSSFPGLLLNMLMASEFYDLDVHLVVSLGSSTWGCNDPKAPWPTMAKELRKRGFLSTRAYCYTLGGGGEVGSGISPEGVDIMTSSAREAGVPVLSSSSKEEVVDWKMDFIGRVRPEVVISIGGSSANMGDDPAVLSLPPGISKPGAQGGDGVIGRSLKGGYTVIHLLNLRELALAEGVPFDSEPVRGNVGRRSIFLSLAGVAVYLGAVLFFSRFSHEGETLRNKI, encoded by the coding sequence GTGACCTTCGATCTTGGAGACTACAGGGACAGACTCAGAAGACGCTCCCGTCGTCGCGTACTGTCTCTGCTGATGCTTACAGGGGTCATGGCCTTGATATATCTCGTCGGAGGCGACGGGCTTTCGATGGAGGAGGAGCGGCTCTGGTCCGGCGTGAGAGAGGCGGCGACGTCGGTGGCCGACTGGCGGCGGTCCATCGGGTCCTTCCCTTCCATCTCCGACGATCCATGGAACCTGGGGCTCATAGGCCTGGAGTGGAGCCCTCTGTCGACTACCCTCGGCAGCCTCCCTTCCAAGAGGACCGCCTGTCATCCCGATTGGGCCGTCGTCTTTCTTCGATGGTTTCGATCTCTTGGGCTTTCGGCGGGGGATTCGGTGGTGATAATGTCCTCTTCCTCCTTCCCCGGCTTGCTGTTGAACATGCTGATGGCGTCGGAGTTCTACGACCTGGACGTGCATCTGGTGGTCTCTCTGGGATCCTCCACCTGGGGATGCAACGATCCCAAGGCCCCTTGGCCCACCATGGCGAAGGAGCTCAGAAAAAGAGGATTCCTCAGCACGAGAGCCTACTGCTATACCCTGGGGGGGGGCGGCGAGGTGGGATCGGGTATCTCCCCCGAGGGGGTAGACATAATGACGTCCTCCGCCAGAGAGGCAGGAGTTCCCGTGCTGTCCTCGTCCTCCAAGGAAGAGGTCGTAGACTGGAAGATGGATTTCATCGGTCGGGTAAGGCCCGAGGTGGTGATCTCCATAGGCGGATCAAGTGCCAATATGGGAGACGATCCTGCGGTTCTTTCCCTTCCTCCCGGCATCTCCAAGCCCGGAGCCCAGGGAGGAGACGGGGTCATAGGCAGGTCTCTGAAGGGGGGCTATACCGTCATCCATCTCCTCAACCTGAGAGAACTGGCCCTGGCGGAGGGGGTCCCATTCGACTCCGAGCCTGTAAGAGGTAACGTCGGGAGACGGTCTATCTTTCTATCTCTGGCGGGGGTGGCGGTCTATCTCGGAGCGGTCCTGTTCTTCTCAAGATTTTCCCACGAAGGCGAAACTCTTAGGAACAAAATATAA
- a CDS encoding DUF6305 family protein, which translates to MRRNAVVLAVLVSLFSLFVGSAMAAVTGDAPLKGDEPLLITNAGQGPGGKMGRLLVSRSKAVKDITYNAEPTPEDILSGGYKTVLVVIGSSAKGLGASGITIDDEIDRLGAIMEACKKEGIQVIAAHIEGKARRGKPGSADERSIDAIAPYAQGFIVKNDSNSDGRFTELAKANGAPLTIIDETIDFMNVVKDMYSK; encoded by the coding sequence ATGAGAAGAAACGCCGTAGTACTAGCTGTTCTCGTTTCGTTGTTTTCGCTTTTCGTCGGTTCCGCCATGGCGGCGGTCACCGGCGACGCGCCTTTGAAGGGCGATGAGCCCCTTCTGATCACCAACGCCGGGCAGGGACCGGGAGGCAAGATGGGGCGGCTTCTAGTCAGCCGGTCCAAGGCTGTGAAGGACATTACCTACAACGCCGAGCCCACGCCGGAGGACATTCTGTCCGGTGGCTATAAGACCGTTCTCGTTGTGATAGGTTCGTCCGCCAAGGGGCTCGGCGCCTCTGGTATCACCATCGACGACGAGATCGACAGGCTTGGAGCCATAATGGAGGCCTGTAAGAAAGAGGGAATCCAGGTCATAGCGGCCCACATAGAGGGTAAGGCCAGGAGAGGAAAGCCCGGCAGCGCCGACGAGCGTTCCATCGACGCCATAGCCCCCTACGCCCAGGGCTTCATAGTCAAGAACGACAGCAACTCGGACGGACGTTTCACCGAGTTGGCCAAGGCCAACGGAGCTCCCCTGACCATCATAGACGAGACCATCGACTTTATGAACGTGGTCAAGGATATGTACTCGAAGTAG
- a CDS encoding citrate transporter, translating to MYAETSMVLAVMAVVFTLCSWKLKSPEISMVITAIAGALAGRLWFPVRLLVEGTFTYFDVGLIFITASVFINMYSATGAMNALVRKMVDRFYHRKWMLFSILAVIMLIPGALTGAGSVSMFVVGGMIATVLRYMGITSVRTTAFIYVTSMLAAVAPPINLWAMLMAAQANMPYVGFSVPLLAPIFVITVFTVVYLLRGGEPEPKEKILEELPVPPEGMNWFRILAPMLTFLVIVLLSKYMAFSVPTVGLPLNFLISAGVAVLCSPIKRSVGEWGDTVLETMEQVFPLLATVISVGVLVNIMTATGVRGLIAITFVTLPTIFIYLTALFVLPMAQGSLSYGSAIILGTPMIFLFNSVGFNVTIVATALSLMFPIGDCLPPSRISGRVAIEVSGYEGSYMSFLKGIFVPALFMGLVALFMLINANAFKFLVIR from the coding sequence ATGTACGCCGAGACTTCCATGGTCCTGGCGGTGATGGCGGTGGTCTTCACCCTTTGCAGCTGGAAGCTCAAATCGCCGGAGATCTCCATGGTAATCACAGCTATAGCCGGAGCCCTGGCGGGACGGCTGTGGTTTCCCGTCAGGCTTCTAGTGGAGGGAACCTTCACCTATTTCGACGTGGGGCTAATATTCATCACGGCCTCGGTCTTCATCAACATGTACTCCGCTACAGGGGCCATGAACGCCCTGGTTCGCAAGATGGTGGATCGTTTCTACCATCGCAAGTGGATGCTTTTCTCCATATTGGCCGTGATAATGCTGATCCCCGGTGCTCTCACCGGTGCGGGAAGCGTGTCGATGTTCGTCGTAGGAGGAATGATCGCCACGGTCCTTCGCTATATGGGAATCACGTCGGTCAGGACCACCGCCTTCATATACGTGACCTCCATGTTGGCCGCTGTGGCTCCTCCCATAAACCTCTGGGCCATGTTGATGGCCGCCCAGGCGAACATGCCCTACGTGGGGTTCTCCGTTCCCCTTCTGGCCCCCATCTTTGTTATAACCGTCTTCACCGTGGTCTATCTTCTCAGAGGAGGAGAGCCCGAGCCCAAGGAGAAGATCCTGGAGGAGCTACCGGTTCCTCCGGAAGGCATGAACTGGTTCCGTATACTGGCTCCGATGCTCACCTTTTTGGTGATAGTCCTTCTGTCCAAGTACATGGCCTTCAGCGTTCCCACCGTCGGACTGCCTCTCAACTTTCTCATCTCCGCGGGGGTGGCCGTGCTTTGTTCTCCGATCAAGCGTTCAGTCGGAGAATGGGGAGATACCGTTCTGGAGACGATGGAGCAGGTCTTCCCCCTGTTGGCCACTGTCATCAGCGTAGGGGTGCTGGTCAATATAATGACCGCGACCGGGGTAAGAGGGCTTATAGCCATAACCTTCGTTACCCTTCCGACCATCTTCATATATCTGACGGCCCTTTTCGTGCTTCCGATGGCCCAGGGGTCGCTTAGCTACGGAAGCGCCATAATACTGGGAACTCCCATGATATTCCTCTTCAACTCCGTCGGGTTCAACGTGACCATAGTGGCGACGGCTCTGAGCCTGATGTTTCCTATTGGAGATTGTCTTCCTCCCTCTAGGATATCCGGCAGGGTTGCCATAGAGGTGTCGGGCTACGAGGGCAGCTATATGTCCTTCCTCAAGGGGATTTTCGTCCCGGCCCTGTTCATGGGGCTGGTCGCGTTGTTCATGTTGATCAACGCCAACGCGTTCAAGTTTTTAGTGATCCGGTGA
- a CDS encoding deacylase — translation MKRREIPGVKRKLAVLAIVAVIAFLGAKEFMELRNFKEPVVVSDAFTEKVMLSDYFEGIKGTGVDTPVYLFDSGVPGGTLVFLGGTHPYEPATMLAAYVAMENISVSKGRVFIIPHTNLSASKVGMLGNAYPKFLHVQTEHGPRAYRIGDRSTDPLDQWPDPFTYVHYPSKQNLAYTDARNLNRTYPGRPDGNLTEQLAYAVMELIRKEKADLYCDTHEASLMYPVVSTYVAHDRALDVAMMAAMDLSATTFPMKCEASPKSLRGLSHREVGDFSPVPEQGYEGVLAVLMETMEPFIDRVAGKITEELMMEGKDEFLQTASEHGLLYCVPEYDIEFGGPMKYRVGRHLSSIAELVRQMNDFFPEKEIQLQWPEFDGLMENGIGHYLHDPAKAHSTRVFWN, via the coding sequence ATGAAGAGAAGAGAGATCCCAGGGGTAAAGAGAAAGCTAGCGGTGCTGGCTATAGTTGCGGTTATCGCTTTTCTGGGCGCCAAGGAGTTTATGGAGCTTCGAAACTTCAAAGAACCCGTGGTCGTGTCGGATGCCTTCACCGAGAAGGTGATGCTCAGCGATTATTTCGAGGGCATAAAGGGAACGGGAGTGGACACGCCTGTCTACCTGTTCGACTCGGGCGTGCCAGGAGGGACCCTGGTCTTTTTAGGCGGGACCCATCCCTACGAACCTGCCACCATGCTGGCGGCCTATGTGGCTATGGAGAACATCTCCGTCTCCAAGGGAAGGGTGTTCATAATTCCTCACACCAACCTGAGCGCTTCCAAGGTAGGCATGCTGGGCAACGCCTATCCCAAGTTTCTGCACGTGCAGACCGAACACGGCCCCAGGGCCTACCGTATAGGAGATCGATCCACCGATCCTCTGGACCAGTGGCCCGATCCCTTCACCTACGTCCACTATCCGTCCAAGCAGAACCTGGCGTACACCGACGCCAGGAACCTCAACAGGACATATCCCGGTCGTCCCGACGGTAACCTTACGGAACAGCTGGCCTACGCCGTCATGGAGCTGATAAGGAAGGAAAAGGCAGACCTGTACTGCGATACCCACGAGGCGTCGTTGATGTATCCGGTGGTTAGCACCTACGTGGCCCACGACAGGGCTCTGGACGTTGCCATGATGGCGGCTATGGATCTCAGCGCCACCACCTTTCCGATGAAGTGCGAGGCCAGTCCCAAGAGCCTGAGAGGGCTATCTCACAGGGAGGTCGGAGACTTCTCCCCCGTTCCCGAGCAGGGATACGAGGGGGTCCTGGCGGTCCTGATGGAGACCATGGAGCCCTTCATAGATCGGGTGGCCGGTAAGATAACCGAGGAGCTAATGATGGAGGGCAAGGACGAGTTCCTTCAGACCGCCTCGGAGCACGGCCTGTTGTACTGCGTTCCCGAGTACGATATAGAGTTCGGCGGTCCCATGAAATATCGTGTCGGGCGGCATCTGTCCTCCATAGCCGAGCTGGTCCGTCAGATGAACGATTTCTTCCCCGAAAAGGAAATACAGCTTCAATGGCCCGAGTTCGACGGGCTCATGGAGAACGGCATAGGCCATTATCTCCACGATCCGGCCAAGGCCCACAGCACCAGGGTCTTCTGGAACTGA
- a CDS encoding dipeptidase, with the protein MRNKKLASLAVALCLVMAMALVASACTVVAVGKDATVNGTSIITHNDDSTSANFKLWIIEEKDWPEGSVRKLIMNDHGYEPGDVMGEMPQASHTYRYFKSRYSFMNEMGVAMGESTFGTDNEEIKKDLVKDSDGIIDCWLAQDIALERAATAREAVKIMGDLVEEFGWAGSGETINVTDGDEVWIAEFYGRDLWCAVRMPDDMFFVSANRARLRDIDLTDKENVMHSPNIVSYGVNKGWIKGNVNWKSFSPAQVYAPHHDRLYSTRRVWRAQELVAPSLKQSPKEHNYPLFVKPDKKLSTWDIFKIKGDYYEGTDYDLTEGPAAGPWGNPIRIANKGEGDWERSINMHRTCYVHIGEVDPKLPAPIKGISWFGYGAPDTTYLTPLWPIMRNLPEFYEVGSRFEDFRRDSGWWVNSYVQEMATLRYCEAIEEIYALRDPKMREQFTETYAVQKDAAKLWRQGKKNQAIDQLTRFAYDRAVDWNRTWLKLGDHLLGNYALGYRNFKTTGYPQWWNDFIGYGPLER; encoded by the coding sequence ATGAGGAACAAGAAACTGGCATCCCTTGCTGTTGCGCTATGCCTGGTAATGGCCATGGCTTTGGTCGCCTCGGCCTGTACGGTGGTCGCAGTCGGCAAGGACGCCACCGTAAACGGAACTTCCATCATCACCCATAACGACGATTCCACCAGTGCCAACTTCAAACTATGGATCATAGAGGAGAAGGATTGGCCGGAAGGATCGGTTCGCAAGCTGATAATGAACGATCACGGTTACGAGCCCGGCGATGTTATGGGGGAGATGCCCCAGGCCAGCCATACCTATCGTTACTTCAAGAGTCGTTACTCCTTCATGAACGAGATGGGCGTCGCCATGGGCGAGTCCACCTTCGGAACCGATAACGAGGAGATCAAGAAGGACCTGGTAAAGGACAGCGACGGTATCATCGACTGTTGGCTGGCTCAGGACATAGCCCTGGAGCGGGCCGCTACCGCCCGTGAGGCAGTCAAGATCATGGGCGACCTGGTCGAGGAATTCGGCTGGGCCGGGAGCGGAGAGACCATCAACGTTACCGACGGAGACGAGGTCTGGATCGCCGAGTTCTACGGCCGCGATCTGTGGTGCGCAGTTCGCATGCCCGACGACATGTTCTTCGTGTCCGCCAACAGGGCCAGGCTCAGGGATATCGACCTGACCGACAAGGAGAACGTCATGCATTCTCCCAATATCGTCTCCTACGGCGTCAACAAGGGCTGGATCAAGGGAAACGTGAACTGGAAGAGTTTCAGTCCCGCCCAGGTCTACGCTCCCCATCACGACAGACTCTACTCCACCAGGAGAGTCTGGAGGGCTCAGGAACTGGTAGCTCCCTCTCTGAAGCAGAGCCCTAAGGAGCATAACTACCCTCTCTTCGTGAAGCCCGACAAGAAGCTCTCCACCTGGGACATCTTCAAGATCAAGGGAGATTATTACGAGGGTACCGATTACGACCTCACCGAGGGACCTGCCGCCGGACCCTGGGGCAACCCCATCAGGATCGCCAACAAGGGCGAGGGGGACTGGGAGAGATCCATCAACATGCACAGAACCTGCTACGTCCACATCGGAGAGGTTGATCCCAAGCTTCCCGCCCCGATCAAGGGAATCAGCTGGTTCGGATACGGCGCTCCCGACACTACCTACCTTACCCCTCTTTGGCCGATCATGAGGAATCTTCCCGAGTTCTACGAGGTCGGATCCCGTTTCGAGGACTTCCGCCGCGACTCCGGTTGGTGGGTCAACAGCTACGTCCAGGAGATGGCCACCCTTCGCTACTGCGAGGCCATCGAGGAGATCTACGCCCTCAGGGATCCCAAGATGAGGGAGCAGTTTACCGAGACCTACGCGGTACAGAAGGACGCGGCTAAACTCTGGAGACAGGGCAAGAAGAACCAGGCCATCGACCAGCTGACCCGCTTCGCCTACGACAGGGCAGTGGACTGGAACCGTACCTGGCTGAAGCTGGGCGATCACCTTCTCGGCAACTACGCTCTGGGCTACAGGAACTTCAAGACCACCGGCTATCCCCAGTGGTGGAACGACTTCATCGGTTACGGACCCCTCGAGAGATAG
- the pgsW gene encoding poly-gamma-glutamate system protein, whose product MIDLLKAPLKGGLSRSVLLCCFLMGSTLLPRSFSWGYDEGIAASVTMENSLRILKSEREALGIVASPDLDPYGIGVIGEEFTPLTTTLGHLEDKIASANPLFAAALVGEFRRMGLKRGDSVAIGASGSFPGLLVAVLSACDAMGLRPLLICSLGSSMYGANQVGFNVVDMVKLLEDRGSLDFELLGFSLGGDDDRYDAPLFPEWRDLTLDEAFRLGSEERFICEESLDESVEVRMDLYDEASGGEVGCFVGVGGASVTFGDSDQSASFPGGTTSKPFESMPSEGLLSRFLRGGVPVIHLLCVRDLCDRWSIPYGDNPLNWRRHRFSRR is encoded by the coding sequence GTGATCGATCTATTGAAGGCCCCCCTCAAGGGGGGCCTTTCTCGTAGCGTCCTGTTATGCTGTTTCCTTATGGGAAGCACGCTCCTGCCGAGGTCGTTTTCATGGGGATACGACGAAGGTATCGCCGCCTCGGTAACGATGGAGAACTCCCTGAGGATCCTGAAGTCCGAGAGAGAGGCCTTGGGGATAGTGGCGTCTCCCGACCTGGATCCATACGGGATCGGAGTGATAGGAGAGGAGTTTACCCCTCTCACGACCACCCTGGGCCATCTGGAGGACAAGATAGCCTCGGCAAACCCCCTTTTCGCCGCGGCTCTGGTCGGCGAGTTTCGCCGTATGGGGTTGAAGAGAGGTGACTCCGTGGCGATAGGGGCCAGCGGCTCTTTTCCGGGGTTGCTGGTGGCGGTGCTGTCCGCCTGCGACGCCATGGGGCTCCGTCCCCTTCTGATCTGCTCTCTGGGGTCGTCGATGTACGGGGCCAACCAGGTCGGCTTCAACGTTGTGGACATGGTCAAGCTCCTGGAGGACAGAGGCTCTTTGGATTTCGAGCTTTTGGGGTTCTCCCTTGGAGGAGACGACGACAGATACGACGCTCCTCTGTTTCCGGAGTGGCGCGATCTGACCTTGGACGAGGCCTTTAGACTTGGATCTGAGGAGAGGTTCATCTGCGAGGAGTCCCTCGATGAGAGCGTCGAGGTCAGGATGGACCTTTACGACGAGGCATCCGGCGGCGAAGTAGGATGTTTCGTAGGGGTCGGAGGGGCCTCCGTGACGTTTGGAGACTCGGACCAGTCGGCTTCCTTCCCCGGCGGGACGACGTCGAAGCCCTTCGAATCGATGCCCTCGGAGGGGCTGCTCTCCCGTTTTCTCCGTGGCGGGGTTCCTGTGATCCATCTTCTCTGCGTGAGGGACCTGTGCGATAGGTGGTCTATCCCCTACGGCGACAATCCCCTGAACTGGCGGAGACACCGATTTTCTCGGAGGTAG
- a CDS encoding rubrerythrin family protein, producing the protein MGEKTMANLAEAFSGESQANRKYLFYSEVADKEGFSSVAKLFRAAAAAETLHAKMHYRNMGKICDTETNLKDAIAGETYEYTEMYPPFIDDAEAEGEKKAHKGFSLANEVEKVHAELYKKALEHLSERRAVDYYLCTVCGHIEEGSAPDKCPVCGAPSKAYELVE; encoded by the coding sequence ATGGGCGAAAAAACTATGGCAAACCTGGCCGAGGCATTTTCCGGCGAGTCCCAGGCCAACAGAAAGTATCTCTTCTACTCCGAGGTGGCCGATAAGGAAGGATTCTCCTCCGTTGCCAAGCTTTTCAGGGCCGCCGCCGCCGCGGAGACGCTTCACGCCAAGATGCACTATCGCAACATGGGCAAGATATGCGACACCGAGACCAACCTCAAGGACGCCATCGCCGGTGAGACCTACGAGTACACCGAGATGTATCCTCCCTTCATCGACGACGCCGAGGCGGAGGGTGAGAAGAAGGCCCATAAGGGCTTTTCCCTGGCCAACGAGGTGGAGAAGGTCCACGCCGAGCTGTATAAAAAAGCCCTGGAGCACCTCTCGGAGAGGAGGGCGGTGGACTACTATCTGTGCACCGTGTGTGGCCACATCGAGGAAGGATCCGCTCCGGACAAGTGCCCGGTTTGCGGAGCTCCGTCCAAGGCCTACGAGCTGGTGGAGTAG